In the genome of Hymenobacter cellulosivorans, one region contains:
- a CDS encoding serine hydrolase: protein MPTLLSCLTTLSALTLSLLTGAAPAAQAQSKAPSRFMTDSLDRYIERGMRQWQIPGLAVVVVKNGQVVVSKGYGVRAVGRPEPVDANTLFMIASNTKLFTGTALAKLEDDKKLSLNDRADKYLPYFRLYDSLTTPLVTVRDLMGHHFGTKTFQGDFTFWDSDLSREEVVKRMRLLKPNGQFRKDYGYCNAGFVAAGLVIPAATGGTSWDDYVRQNFLQPLGMTNTYTGTTGYGQRPNIALPYSNTFGPLALMPFDNIDNIGPCGSMVSNVTDLAKWLRFQLDSGRYEGKQLLSWAALRKTRDPNTLLSTRKSTLLPTHYMTYGLGVFSADYAGSQVFWHTGGATGHVSNVCFVPEEQLGIAILTNNDNQSFFEALRYQILDSYLGVPYTNRSAAFLKDAKAGDKETYATVAKLQARVEKKKKLPLALEAYTGQFTHPLFGPISIAKKGKQLVVSFSNHPNLTATLDYMDGQEFRATYSNPSYGIFPAVFKIEGQRAASVEMRINPFIEYDSYLFSRL from the coding sequence ATGCCGACGCTTCTCTCCTGCCTGACCACCCTTTCCGCCCTGACCCTGAGCCTGCTCACCGGCGCCGCCCCGGCGGCCCAGGCCCAATCCAAAGCTCCCAGCCGCTTCATGACCGACAGCCTGGACCGCTACATCGAGCGGGGCATGCGGCAGTGGCAGATTCCGGGCTTGGCGGTAGTAGTCGTCAAGAATGGCCAGGTGGTCGTCAGCAAGGGCTACGGCGTGCGGGCCGTGGGCCGGCCCGAGCCCGTGGACGCCAACACGCTGTTCATGATTGCCTCTAATACCAAGCTCTTCACCGGCACGGCCCTGGCCAAGCTCGAAGACGACAAGAAACTTTCCCTCAACGACCGGGCCGACAAGTATTTGCCTTACTTCCGGCTTTACGACTCGCTCACGACCCCGCTGGTAACGGTGCGCGACCTGATGGGCCACCACTTCGGCACCAAGACCTTTCAGGGTGACTTTACTTTCTGGGACTCCGACCTGAGCCGGGAGGAAGTCGTGAAACGCATGCGCCTGCTCAAGCCTAACGGGCAGTTTCGCAAAGACTACGGCTACTGCAACGCCGGCTTCGTGGCGGCGGGCCTGGTGATTCCGGCCGCTACCGGCGGCACCAGCTGGGACGACTACGTGCGGCAGAATTTCCTGCAGCCGCTGGGCATGACCAATACCTACACCGGCACGACTGGCTACGGGCAGCGGCCCAACATTGCCCTGCCCTATTCTAACACCTTCGGTCCACTGGCCCTGATGCCCTTCGACAACATCGACAACATCGGGCCCTGCGGCAGCATGGTTTCCAACGTCACGGACCTGGCCAAGTGGTTGCGGTTTCAACTCGACAGTGGCCGCTACGAGGGCAAGCAGCTGCTGAGCTGGGCCGCCCTGCGCAAAACCCGGGACCCCAACACCCTGCTTTCCACCCGCAAGTCGACGCTGCTGCCCACCCACTACATGACCTATGGGCTAGGCGTTTTCTCCGCCGATTACGCCGGCAGCCAGGTGTTCTGGCACACCGGCGGGGCCACCGGCCATGTGAGCAACGTGTGCTTTGTGCCCGAGGAGCAGCTGGGCATTGCCATTCTGACCAACAACGATAACCAAAGCTTTTTCGAGGCCCTGCGCTACCAGATTCTGGACAGTTATCTGGGCGTGCCCTACACCAACCGCAGCGCGGCGTTCCTGAAAGACGCCAAGGCCGGCGACAAGGAAACTTACGCCACAGTGGCCAAGCTGCAGGCCCGCGTCGAGAAGAAAAAGAAGCTGCCGCTGGCGCTGGAGGCCTACACCGGGCAGTTTACCCACCCGCTGTTCGGTCCCATCAGTATTGCGAAGAAGGGCAAGCAGTTGGTCGTGAGCTTCTCGAACCACCCCAACCTGACGGCTACCCTGGACTACATGGACGGGCAGGAATTCCGGGCCACCTATTCCAACCCGAGCTACGGCATCTTCCCCGCCGTGTTCAAGATTGAAGGGCAGCGGGCCGCCAGCGTCGAAATGCGTATCAATCCCTTCATCGAGTACGATTCTTACCTGTTCAGCCGTTTGTAG
- a CDS encoding pyridoxal phosphate-dependent aminotransferase, with product MLEVSQRGHAMPLSPYRRLTPFADAAKQRGIRVHHLNIGQPDIETPPTMLAAVQQANIRVLEYSPTAGYLSYRRKLVEYYQRVGIQVDTEDIIVTSGGSEAIFFALMSCLNPGDELIVPEPFYGAYTAFAVATDVRIVPVTSHMADGFALPPIEEFERRITPRTKALLLCTPNNPTGYVYSRQELEQLKDLCVRHDLYLLSDEAYREFCYDQEYVSALHLTGADDHIVLLDTISKRYSACGARIGAFVTKNKALQQAAFKFAQMRISPPGLAQVMAEAASELPDTYFDHTKAEYLARRDVLVSRLRAMPGVECPVPGGAFYVMAHLPVDDCDTFCQWLLESFSYENETVMLSPASGFYATPNLGRQQVRMAYVLNCDDLNRAMTCLEQALLVYPGREIAVPEAALDLGR from the coding sequence ATGTTGGAAGTCTCGCAGCGTGGCCACGCTATGCCGTTGTCGCCGTACCGCCGGCTCACTCCCTTCGCCGATGCCGCCAAACAGCGCGGCATACGCGTGCATCATCTCAACATCGGCCAGCCCGACATCGAAACGCCGCCCACGATGCTGGCGGCCGTACAGCAGGCCAATATCCGGGTGCTGGAATACAGCCCCACGGCCGGCTACCTCAGCTACCGCCGCAAGCTGGTTGAGTACTACCAGCGCGTGGGCATCCAGGTTGACACCGAGGATATTATAGTAACATCGGGCGGCAGCGAGGCCATTTTCTTTGCCCTGATGAGCTGCCTCAACCCCGGCGACGAGCTTATCGTGCCCGAGCCATTTTACGGCGCCTACACCGCCTTTGCCGTAGCCACCGACGTACGCATTGTACCCGTTACTTCCCACATGGCCGACGGCTTCGCCCTGCCGCCTATCGAGGAGTTTGAGCGCCGCATCACGCCCCGGACCAAGGCCCTGCTACTATGCACGCCCAACAATCCGACCGGCTACGTGTACAGCCGCCAGGAATTGGAGCAACTCAAGGATCTGTGCGTGCGCCACGACCTGTACCTGCTGTCGGACGAGGCCTACCGCGAGTTTTGCTACGACCAGGAGTACGTCAGCGCCCTGCACCTGACGGGTGCCGACGACCACATCGTGCTGCTCGACACCATTTCCAAGCGCTACAGTGCCTGCGGGGCCCGCATCGGGGCTTTTGTCACCAAAAATAAGGCGTTGCAGCAAGCGGCTTTCAAGTTTGCCCAGATGCGGATAAGTCCGCCCGGCCTGGCGCAGGTGATGGCCGAAGCCGCCTCTGAGCTGCCCGACACATATTTCGACCACACCAAGGCCGAATACCTGGCCCGGCGCGACGTACTCGTTAGCCGCCTGCGGGCCATGCCCGGCGTGGAATGCCCCGTGCCCGGCGGGGCCTTCTACGTCATGGCCCACCTGCCCGTCGACGACTGCGACACGTTCTGCCAGTGGCTGCTCGAATCGTTTTCCTATGAAAATGAAACGGTGATGTTGTCGCCGGCCAGCGGCTTTTATGCCACTCCAAACCTGGGCCGGCAGCAGGTACGCATGGCCTACGTGCTCAACTGCGACGACCTGAACCGGGCCATGACCTGCCTGGAGCAAGCCCTGCTGGTGTATCCGGGCCGGGAAATAGCCGTACCCGAAGCCGCCCTGGACCTCGGCCGCTAA
- a CDS encoding DinB family protein, protein MHPNNPLEVWLRGPLPEVPPLLQPVAHALLQAREELTALLLNFPADLLWQQPGGVASVGFHLQHLRGVLDRLLTYARGAALSPEQLEALRQEGQPASAADTAASLVAAFNEQVDKAMAQLIATPEATLTEVRTVGRAQLPSTVLGLLVHAAEHTMRHLGQLLVTARVLLAQAAAVSE, encoded by the coding sequence ATGCACCCCAACAACCCCTTAGAAGTCTGGCTCCGCGGCCCCCTGCCCGAGGTACCCCCGCTGCTCCAGCCCGTTGCTCATGCTCTGTTGCAGGCCCGCGAAGAGCTTACTGCGCTGCTCCTTAATTTCCCCGCCGACTTGCTGTGGCAGCAGCCCGGCGGGGTGGCTTCGGTGGGCTTTCACCTGCAGCACCTGCGCGGCGTCCTCGACCGGCTGCTAACCTACGCCCGCGGTGCGGCCCTGAGCCCGGAGCAGTTGGAGGCCCTGCGGCAGGAAGGCCAGCCCGCCTCCGCCGCTGATACAGCGGCCAGTCTGGTAGCGGCCTTCAACGAGCAGGTAGACAAGGCCATGGCCCAGCTGATAGCCACGCCGGAGGCTACGCTGACCGAAGTCCGGACTGTGGGGCGGGCCCAATTGCCTTCTACGGTACTGGGGTTGCTGGTGCACGCCGCCGAGCACACCATGCGCCATCTGGGGCAGCTGCTCGTCACGGCCCGAGTCCTGCTGGCACAGGCGGCCGCCGTTTCCGAATAA
- a CDS encoding helix-turn-helix domain-containing protein: protein MGRQRQTLDLTTRQRQQLDDYLRQDGLLPLQQNRAQVLLYWAAGHSAAVCAQHLGTTEDRVYAMRRAYRRLGLTAYLAASVQGGAPTKLTPAAEAVLTHLVADEPHASWSLRQLAEFLVGAGYAPSISYVTVSKALKRIRQAAPAAGARP, encoded by the coding sequence ATGGGGCGCCAGCGGCAGACTCTTGACTTAACCACCCGGCAGCGGCAGCAACTCGACGACTACCTGCGGCAGGACGGCCTGCTCCCGCTGCAGCAGAATCGGGCTCAGGTGCTGCTGTACTGGGCCGCGGGCCACTCGGCAGCGGTCTGCGCCCAGCACCTGGGCACCACCGAAGACCGGGTGTACGCCATGCGCCGGGCCTACCGCCGCCTGGGCCTCACGGCCTATTTGGCTGCCTCGGTGCAGGGTGGCGCGCCCACCAAGCTCACACCCGCCGCCGAAGCCGTACTCACCCACCTGGTGGCCGACGAGCCGCACGCGTCCTGGAGCCTGCGCCAGCTGGCGGAGTTTCTGGTGGGTGCCGGCTACGCGCCTTCTATCAGCTACGTGACGGTAAGCAAGGCCCTCAAGCGGATTCGGCAGGCAGCCCCGGCTGCCGGGGCTCGTCCCTAG
- a CDS encoding sugar MFS transporter, producing MALVAPTTTSPPAADNDQNTPSYTSALSSLTVLFFMMGFITCLNDILIPYLKSIFQLNYTQANLINFCFFGAYFVMGVPAGALVKSLGYKGGMLTGFVVAALGCFLFYPAADSRSYGLFLAALFVLATGVVLLQVAGNPYVAILGPARSAPARLTLTQAFNSLGTTVAPLLGTWLILSHLPALDTPQAAAAIDVKAVQVPYLGIGAVLLVISGLLALLKLPTITHAPAAAGTTESIFQFRHLLLGMVGIFAYVGGEVAIGSHIVSYLHLPEVMDMAPAAAGKQVSYYWGGAMVGRFIGAYLLNKFNPGRLLAFNAIGAVLLLIVSALTRGELAMWSLLAVGLMNSIMFATIFTLAVAGLGRHTEQASGLLNVAIVGGAIVPLLFALVADASSLRWAFVLPVLCYVYIFWYGLKGHIIRQPAA from the coding sequence ATGGCCTTAGTTGCCCCTACCACTACCAGCCCTCCCGCCGCCGACAACGACCAGAACACGCCGAGCTACACCTCGGCCTTGTCGTCGCTGACGGTGCTATTTTTCATGATGGGCTTTATCACCTGCCTCAACGACATTCTGATTCCCTACCTCAAGTCGATTTTCCAGCTCAACTATACTCAGGCCAACCTGATTAACTTCTGCTTTTTCGGGGCCTACTTCGTGATGGGGGTGCCGGCTGGGGCGCTGGTCAAGAGCCTGGGCTATAAGGGCGGCATGCTCACGGGTTTCGTAGTGGCGGCCCTGGGCTGCTTTCTGTTTTACCCTGCAGCCGACAGCCGCAGCTACGGCCTGTTTCTGGCGGCGCTGTTTGTGCTGGCTACCGGCGTGGTGCTGCTGCAAGTGGCCGGCAACCCCTACGTAGCTATTCTGGGTCCGGCCCGCTCGGCCCCGGCCCGGCTCACGCTCACCCAGGCCTTCAACTCGCTAGGCACTACCGTGGCTCCGCTGCTGGGCACCTGGCTGATTTTGTCCCACCTGCCCGCCCTGGATACGCCCCAGGCCGCCGCGGCCATCGATGTGAAAGCCGTGCAGGTGCCCTACCTCGGTATCGGGGCCGTGCTGCTGGTGATTAGCGGCCTGCTGGCCTTGCTCAAGCTCCCGACTATCACCCACGCTCCGGCCGCGGCCGGCACCACGGAAAGTATCTTTCAATTCCGGCATTTGCTGTTGGGCATGGTGGGAATCTTTGCTTACGTGGGCGGGGAAGTTGCCATTGGCTCTCACATCGTGAGCTACCTGCACCTGCCCGAGGTGATGGACATGGCACCGGCTGCGGCCGGTAAGCAGGTGTCGTACTATTGGGGCGGGGCCATGGTAGGCCGCTTTATCGGGGCCTACCTGCTCAACAAGTTTAACCCCGGCCGCCTGCTGGCCTTCAACGCCATTGGGGCCGTGCTGCTGCTCATCGTTTCGGCCCTCACCCGGGGCGAACTAGCCATGTGGAGCCTGCTGGCCGTGGGCCTGATGAACTCCATTATGTTTGCCACCATCTTCACGCTGGCCGTGGCCGGCCTGGGCCGCCACACCGAGCAGGCCTCGGGCTTGCTCAACGTGGCCATCGTGGGCGGGGCCATTGTACCGCTGCTCTTCGCCCTGGTAGCCGATGCCAGCTCCCTGCGCTGGGCTTTCGTGCTGCCGGTGCTGTGCTATGTCTACATCTTCTGGTACGGCCTCAAAGGGCACATCATCCGGCAGCCCGCCGCCTAA
- a CDS encoding GDSL-type esterase/lipase family protein: MKTRSFTLAGLLLTTALLAPVAAQAQQPVADYAKLQRYAAANERLPAPPASPARVVLIGNSITEGWVKEDSAFFQGKPYGYIGRGISGQHTGQTLLRFRQDVINLRPAVVVIIVGTNDVAENGGPYVPQNTMSNIMSMVELAQAHRIRVVLASVLPATDFWWRKGLNPAPKIVALNKQLKAYADQQRLVYLDFHSAMADEQQGLRKAYGEDGVHPNLAGYRVMEPLLNQAVAQALKRK; this comes from the coding sequence ATGAAAACACGCTCTTTTACATTGGCTGGCCTGCTGCTAACCACGGCCCTGCTGGCCCCCGTGGCAGCCCAGGCCCAGCAGCCCGTGGCCGACTACGCCAAGCTGCAACGCTACGCCGCGGCCAATGAGCGGCTGCCGGCCCCGCCGGCCAGTCCGGCCCGGGTGGTACTTATCGGCAACTCCATTACTGAGGGCTGGGTCAAAGAGGACTCGGCCTTCTTCCAGGGCAAACCCTACGGCTACATCGGGCGCGGCATCAGCGGGCAGCACACGGGCCAGACCCTGCTGCGCTTCCGCCAGGACGTTATTAATCTGCGCCCCGCCGTGGTGGTCATTATCGTGGGCACCAACGACGTAGCTGAGAATGGCGGCCCCTACGTGCCCCAAAACACGATGAGCAACATCATGAGCATGGTGGAGCTGGCCCAGGCCCACCGCATCCGGGTGGTGCTGGCCTCGGTGCTGCCCGCCACCGACTTCTGGTGGCGCAAGGGCCTGAACCCGGCGCCCAAAATCGTGGCCCTGAACAAGCAGCTCAAAGCCTACGCCGACCAACAGCGCCTCGTCTACCTCGATTTCCACTCGGCTATGGCCGATGAGCAGCAGGGCCTGCGCAAGGCGTACGGCGAAGACGGTGTGCATCCCAACCTGGCCGGCTACCGCGTGATGGAGCCCCTGCTCAACCAGGCCGTAGCCCAGGCCCTCAAACGCAAATAA
- a CDS encoding glycoside hydrolase family 30 protein has protein sequence MFNKLLPSLLLTALSVSSALAQNATNPARNFKAYSVAGKKAQVYATVAGTDQRLAAGSSLSFQPSPQPLETQICVFVDPTKTFQTVLGIGGALTDAAAETYAKLSKDQQQEFMQAYYSPTKGIGYTLGRTTIASSDFSTAPYDYIADKDESLKTFSVKHDEQYRIPFIKQAIAAAGGKLTMYVAPWSPPAWMKDNSNRLKGGKLLPQYRQTWADHYVKFIKEYERQGIPIWGLSTQNEPMAVQTWESCVFSATEERDFIKEYLGPTLKKSGLGDRKLIAWDHNRDQVYQRASTILDDPKAAQYVWGVGYHWYETWTGSKMMFDNVQRVRETYPDKNLLLTEACIEKFDFNKVNDWALGEKYGMSMINDFNNGNVGWTDWNILLDEKGGPNHVKNYCYAPLIGDTRTGKLIYTNIYYYIGHFSKFIRPGAKRIVSSSNRDHLSSTAFINTDGKVAVVVMNDGDKAQDFQLWMQGQAAMASSQPHSIMTFVIN, from the coding sequence ATGTTCAACAAGCTTCTACCTTCCTTGCTGCTGACCGCCCTGAGCGTAAGCAGTGCCCTGGCGCAAAACGCCACCAACCCCGCCCGCAACTTCAAGGCGTACTCCGTGGCCGGCAAAAAGGCCCAGGTGTACGCCACCGTAGCCGGCACCGACCAGCGCCTGGCCGCAGGATCCAGCCTGAGTTTCCAGCCCTCTCCCCAGCCGCTGGAAACCCAGATTTGCGTGTTTGTGGACCCCACCAAGACTTTCCAGACGGTGCTCGGCATCGGCGGAGCCCTGACCGACGCGGCGGCCGAAACCTACGCCAAGCTCAGCAAGGACCAGCAGCAGGAATTCATGCAGGCCTACTACAGCCCCACCAAGGGCATCGGCTACACCCTGGGCCGCACCACCATTGCCAGCTCCGACTTCTCGACGGCACCCTACGACTACATCGCCGATAAGGACGAGAGCCTCAAAACCTTCAGCGTCAAGCACGACGAGCAGTACCGCATTCCTTTCATCAAGCAGGCCATTGCCGCTGCCGGCGGTAAGCTCACGATGTACGTGGCCCCCTGGAGCCCGCCGGCCTGGATGAAGGACAACAGCAACCGCCTCAAGGGTGGCAAGCTGCTGCCCCAGTACCGCCAGACCTGGGCCGACCACTACGTCAAGTTCATCAAGGAGTATGAGCGCCAGGGCATCCCAATCTGGGGCCTGAGCACTCAGAACGAGCCCATGGCCGTGCAAACCTGGGAATCCTGCGTGTTTTCGGCCACCGAGGAGCGCGACTTTATCAAGGAATACCTGGGCCCCACGCTGAAGAAAAGCGGCCTGGGCGACCGGAAGCTCATTGCCTGGGACCACAACCGGGACCAGGTGTACCAGCGCGCCAGCACCATCCTCGACGACCCCAAGGCGGCCCAGTACGTGTGGGGCGTAGGCTACCACTGGTACGAAACCTGGACCGGCAGCAAAATGATGTTCGACAACGTGCAGCGCGTGCGCGAAACCTACCCCGACAAGAACCTGCTGCTCACCGAGGCCTGCATCGAGAAGTTTGACTTCAATAAAGTCAATGACTGGGCCCTGGGCGAGAAGTACGGCATGTCGATGATTAACGACTTCAACAACGGCAACGTGGGCTGGACCGACTGGAACATCCTGCTCGATGAAAAAGGCGGCCCCAACCACGTCAAGAACTACTGCTACGCCCCGCTTATCGGCGACACGCGTACCGGCAAGCTGATTTACACCAACATTTACTACTACATCGGCCACTTCTCCAAGTTCATCCGCCCCGGCGCCAAGCGCATCGTGAGTTCCTCGAACCGCGACCATCTGAGCTCCACGGCCTTTATCAATACCGATGGCAAAGTAGCCGTAGTGGTGATGAACGACGGCGACAAGGCCCAGGACTTCCAGCTCTGGATGCAGGGCCAAGCGGCCATGGCCAGCAGCCAGCCCCACTCTATTATGACCTTCGTTATCAACTAG
- a CDS encoding RICIN domain-containing protein has translation MNKTTFLAGAARQLRTALVLAAGLALGQQATAQSFLRADGQRIVNASNQEVILNGMNLGNWAVQEGYMMKYNWGGIRIGDKDFKTQGMVKRTLYNQGMSEAAIETFYQNYRNNFITKPDIDYIASKGFNCVRLPLHYELFLTPAQRAVRTKVMLGTVSYDSYVSQLTSWYNNNQLFTDPNSMEALRMIDNTLAWAQANNMYVVLDMHAVPGSQGTDANIADQIVPNDLWNRQINQDVLDRLWRFVSNRYKNDSRVAMYDLINEPNNYPSNQKIHDVYQRLITSIRGQGDNHLILLEGNGWGNDYNYMEPFTFPNRSNLVYNSHRYSGDTYLMDNGVNSTGGNANNIRFIGDLRNFRSTHNVPIWIGETGENTDTWMRDAAKNLNSVGIGWCHWTYKRFEDRSNPAFMHINPPYVVDGPAGLNQVLTNIQWANCVPNTTVAAVSPNQNGIVNYPGGGNYNGTGGNTSGGPVVGRIYEISSKNGGKALEVSANSTANGGRVQQWTWANTASQKWKLVDAGGGYVRIVNINSNKSLDIAGPSTADGALTHQWDWLSQDSQYWQIIANGDGTYRIISKYSGKALDVSNNSTADGAAVHMWTYGGGDNQRWWFSDQGAARTTLAAAGSVADARLQLYPTTVTTEIAFDYTADQAQPLQMSLVDMLGKTVLQRPAALAKTGLNSFTLNVATLPSGVYVLRVGTADGQLQRRLVISR, from the coding sequence ATGAACAAAACTACCTTTTTAGCGGGTGCGGCTCGGCAGCTGCGCACGGCCCTGGTCTTGGCCGCCGGTCTGGCCCTGGGCCAGCAGGCTACGGCCCAAAGCTTTCTGCGCGCCGATGGGCAGCGCATCGTCAATGCCAGCAACCAGGAAGTAATCCTGAACGGCATGAACCTGGGCAACTGGGCCGTGCAGGAAGGCTACATGATGAAGTATAACTGGGGCGGCATCCGCATCGGCGACAAAGACTTCAAAACCCAGGGCATGGTCAAGCGGACGCTCTACAACCAGGGCATGAGCGAGGCGGCCATCGAGACCTTTTACCAGAACTACCGCAACAACTTCATTACCAAGCCCGACATCGACTACATTGCCTCGAAGGGCTTTAACTGCGTGCGCCTGCCGCTGCACTACGAGCTGTTCCTGACGCCAGCTCAGCGGGCCGTGCGCACCAAGGTAATGCTGGGCACGGTGAGCTACGATTCCTACGTGAGCCAGCTTACGAGCTGGTACAACAACAATCAGCTCTTCACCGACCCCAACAGCATGGAGGCGCTGCGCATGATTGACAACACCCTGGCTTGGGCCCAGGCCAACAACATGTACGTGGTGCTCGACATGCACGCCGTGCCCGGCTCCCAGGGCACCGACGCCAACATCGCCGACCAGATTGTGCCTAACGACCTCTGGAACCGCCAGATCAACCAGGATGTGCTCGACCGGCTGTGGCGCTTTGTGTCGAACCGCTACAAGAACGACTCGCGGGTGGCCATGTACGACCTCATCAACGAGCCCAACAACTACCCCAGCAACCAGAAGATTCACGACGTGTACCAGCGTCTGATTACGTCCATCCGGGGCCAGGGCGACAACCACCTGATTCTGCTCGAAGGCAACGGCTGGGGCAACGACTACAACTATATGGAGCCGTTTACCTTCCCCAACCGCTCCAACCTGGTGTATAACTCGCACCGCTACAGCGGCGACACCTACCTGATGGACAACGGTGTGAACTCGACCGGGGGCAATGCCAACAACATCCGCTTCATCGGCGACCTGCGCAACTTCCGCTCGACCCACAACGTGCCGATCTGGATTGGCGAAACCGGCGAAAACACCGACACCTGGATGCGCGACGCGGCCAAGAACCTTAACTCGGTGGGCATCGGCTGGTGCCACTGGACCTACAAGCGCTTCGAGGACCGCAGCAATCCGGCCTTCATGCACATCAACCCGCCCTACGTGGTAGACGGCCCTGCCGGCCTGAATCAGGTGCTGACCAACATTCAGTGGGCCAACTGCGTGCCCAACACCACCGTGGCGGCCGTATCGCCGAACCAGAACGGCATCGTGAACTACCCTGGTGGCGGCAACTACAACGGCACCGGCGGCAACACCAGCGGGGGCCCGGTTGTCGGGCGCATCTACGAAATCAGCTCCAAAAACGGCGGCAAAGCCCTGGAAGTATCGGCTAACTCGACGGCCAACGGCGGCCGGGTGCAGCAGTGGACCTGGGCTAACACGGCCAGCCAGAAGTGGAAGCTCGTGGACGCCGGCGGCGGCTACGTGCGCATCGTGAACATCAACAGCAACAAGAGCCTCGACATTGCCGGCCCCAGCACCGCCGACGGCGCCCTGACCCACCAGTGGGACTGGCTGAGCCAGGATAGCCAGTACTGGCAGATTATTGCCAACGGCGACGGCACGTACCGCATCATCAGCAAGTACAGCGGCAAGGCCCTCGACGTCTCGAACAACTCGACTGCCGACGGCGCAGCCGTGCACATGTGGACCTACGGCGGCGGCGACAACCAGCGCTGGTGGTTTTCGGACCAGGGCGCGGCCCGCACTACGCTGGCCGCGGCCGGCTCTGTAGCCGATGCCCGTTTGCAGCTCTACCCCACTACCGTAACCACCGAAATAGCCTTCGACTACACCGCCGACCAGGCCCAGCCCCTGCAGATGTCACTGGTAGACATGCTCGGCAAAACTGTTCTTCAGCGCCCTGCTGCCTTGGCTAAAACCGGCCTTAACTCGTTCACGCTGAACGTAGCCACCCTTCCCAGCGGTGTATACGTACTGCGCGTAGGCACTGCTGACGGTCAGCTGCAGCGGCGCCTGGTTATTAGCCGCTAG
- a CDS encoding glycoside hydrolase family 30 protein — MRFSSSASRRFVLALSYLLLPAALLTQCTSKEDDTPAPGGTTGGTTGGTGGGGGTPTGPSQVALWLTTPDQASLFQKSTAVLNFQAPSSSNPTIVVDTTRTYQSIDGFGYTLTGGSAMLINQLSAATKTALLQELFATDNSNIGTSYLRISIGASDLDAKPFTYDDLPAGQTDPQLEKFSIAPDKTDLIPVLKSILAINPKIQILGSPWSAPAWMKTNNSLKGGSLKPEYYGVYAQYFVKYLKAMQAEGITLDAVTLQNEPLNEYNNPSLVMTATEQGDFIKNHVGPALRAAGLNTKIILYDHNTDRTDYPLTILADPAASQYVDGSAFHLYSGSISALNGVHNAYPNKNVYFTEQWVGGPGNFAGDFGWHINNLIIGATRNWSKNVLEWNLAADQNYGPHTDGGCSTCLGALTINGNSVARNVAYYIIAHASKFVRPGSVRIDTNVPSSLSNVAFKNPDGKKVLIVQNGSSQSQSFDIQYRGKVATSTLSAGAVGTYVW, encoded by the coding sequence ATGCGTTTTTCCTCTTCTGCTTCCCGCCGTTTTGTTCTGGCTCTGAGCTACCTGCTGCTGCCGGCGGCTCTGCTTACGCAGTGTACTTCGAAGGAAGATGACACGCCGGCTCCCGGCGGCACCACGGGTGGTACTACCGGTGGCACGGGCGGCGGAGGCGGTACCCCCACGGGTCCGTCGCAGGTGGCCCTGTGGCTGACCACGCCCGACCAGGCCTCGCTGTTCCAGAAAAGTACTGCGGTCCTGAACTTCCAGGCGCCCAGCAGCTCCAACCCGACCATCGTAGTGGATACTACCCGGACTTACCAGTCCATCGACGGGTTTGGCTACACGCTTACCGGGGGCAGCGCCATGCTGATCAACCAGCTGAGCGCGGCCACCAAAACGGCCCTGCTGCAGGAATTGTTTGCTACCGACAACAGCAATATTGGCACCAGCTACCTACGCATCAGTATCGGGGCTTCTGACCTGGATGCCAAGCCCTTTACCTACGACGATCTGCCCGCCGGTCAGACCGACCCTCAGCTGGAAAAATTCAGCATCGCGCCCGACAAAACCGACCTGATTCCGGTACTTAAGAGCATTCTGGCCATTAATCCCAAGATCCAGATTCTGGGCTCACCGTGGTCGGCACCGGCCTGGATGAAAACCAATAACAGTCTGAAAGGCGGCTCTTTGAAGCCCGAGTACTACGGTGTTTACGCCCAGTATTTCGTGAAATACCTCAAGGCCATGCAGGCCGAGGGCATCACGCTCGACGCGGTGACGCTGCAAAACGAGCCCTTGAACGAGTACAACAATCCCAGCCTGGTCATGACGGCCACCGAGCAGGGCGACTTCATCAAAAACCACGTGGGTCCGGCGCTGCGGGCCGCGGGGCTCAATACCAAGATTATTCTCTACGACCACAACACTGACCGCACCGATTACCCGCTGACGATTCTGGCCGACCCGGCCGCCAGCCAGTACGTGGACGGCTCGGCATTTCACCTCTACTCGGGCAGCATTTCAGCCCTCAATGGCGTGCATAACGCCTACCCCAACAAGAACGTGTACTTCACCGAACAGTGGGTGGGCGGCCCCGGCAACTTCGCCGGCGACTTTGGCTGGCACATCAACAACCTGATTATTGGGGCCACGCGCAACTGGAGCAAGAACGTGCTGGAGTGGAACTTGGCCGCCGACCAGAACTACGGCCCCCACACCGACGGTGGCTGCTCGACCTGCCTGGGCGCGCTGACCATCAATGGCAACAGCGTGGCGCGCAACGTGGCTTACTACATCATTGCCCACGCCAGCAAGTTCGTGCGCCCCGGCTCGGTGCGCATCGATACCAACGTGCCTAGCAGCCTGTCGAACGTGGCCTTCAAGAACCCCGACGGCAAGAAGGTACTCATCGTGCAAAATGGCAGCAGCCAGTCCCAGAGCTTCGATATTCAGTACCGGGGCAAGGTGGCAACCAGCACCTTGAGCGCCGGCGCCGTGGGCACCTACGTCTGGTAG